The following DNA comes from Catenulispora sp. MAP5-51.
CTCAGGCGGCTGGCACCTGTGGTACCGCGCCCCCGCCGACAACCTGCACCAGGTCATCGCCAAAACCACCGGTCCCAGCCCCTACGGCCTGGCCTGGCAGGTCGACATCAAAGCCGGATGGTCCTACGGAATCGCCCCCGGCGCGACCGCCGGAAACGGGCTCTACCGCATTCTGCGCGGTGACCCCGCCCACGTCGGCACCTTCCCCGCATGGTTCGCCACCGAAGTCGTTCGCGTGGCCTCACAGCGGACCGCGGCACCACCCACACAACCAGCTGCACCACCCCGCACGAACCACCGTGCCGACCATGGCGACCGCGTCCGCGCATACGTCGAAGCCGTCCTCGCCGACCGCATACCGGGCATCGAGAACCTCGACGAGGGCCGGCCAACCGCGCTAAGTGCCCTGGCCTACCGCATCGCCGGACACCTCGCCGCAGCAGGTCTCACCACCGACGACTACACGCAGCGCCTTATCGACGCCGGTGTTAGAAGCGGGCTGAAATACCGCATCGCTGAACGCACTCTCACCCGATCCATCGCCAGCGGTCGCAGTAGGCCGATGGACATTCCGGCTCCCTAGGGCGGACGGCGGTGACTACGAGTGCGGTACGATCCCGATCTGCTCGGAGCCCTTGTGGTTGGCGACCACGAAGTCGAAACCTCGGCAACACGCGGCGCACAGCATGCTGATGCTGACGAATCCGCCGCGAGTCCCGATCGGGCTCTCGTACTTGTCCTGATCAGGGTGAACCGAGACCGCCTCATGGTCGTCCACATACTCGCCGTTCACGTTTCGGTCGATGGTGTTGTCACCGCAGAACGGACAACGCAGCTCCCATGCCCACGGCCCTGGCGACTCGCCCCCGCCGACGAATATCGTTTCCGTCTGCCCAGGCTCCATATCAGCCTCCATCGGTTGCCGGGTGTTGTGTTCGCCGGTTCTGTCCAAGTGGACCACGGAACCGGCGGCTGTGTCTTCGTGCCCTGCATTGTCGGCGGTTGCTCGAATCGGCTCTGTTGAAGCGACCAGCGGCAGCGCCGGGACTGTGAGGTGTCCGTCTTTTGCCAGGCGGCGCAACTCCGGATCCCAAAACCAACGCTCGATCTCGTACTCGACATCGTCGGCGGGGATCTGCCCGGGGAACTGCGGAGCGGGAGGCGTCCAATATGGCTCCCAGCTACGGACTGGAGCTATGACGGCTCGAACGCGGCCGCGGAGGTCCAGCAAGCGCCTCTTGGCCCCTGACTGAGCGCACCAGCGCCACTCCCGTTCGTGCATCCAATCGCTTAAGGAACCGAAGTAGCTCTGAAGCCGGATTGGCATTACCAACCCACCCCAGCCGGGGCCGTCAATCGACTCGCATGCTCTGCGGTACGCATCGGCCGTCGAATGGTCGACGTAGTGGACCGGCCTCATCCCCGTCCCGTTGCCATAGGTCAAGCCACGGTTCAGGACTATGGCCCACGGCTGGAACGCGCCACGGCTGTTGATTCCCCGGTCGAACGCCGCTTCCAACTCTGCGGCCGACACATCGGATGCACACGAGACGAGGTTCTCGCCGGCCGCTGGAACCTTCGACGCCAGCAAGCTCCGCGTCAGCAGGATCGAGGCCGCCCGAGCCTCAGCAGTTGCCGGAACGCCGGCCGGTAGTGCCACGCTCCCGCGAGCCCGGCCGACGTAATGCACCAGAACGCTCGGAAGGCTCGGATCGGCAGCGTCGAGCGCTGGCTCGAAAGCCGAAGGCAAATCAGAGGTCATATATGCCTAGTACCACGCGTCCGCGCCTCTGGCCAGCCAGGGGCGCGGACGCGTGGTACGCGACAAACCGAATATCCCAGCTCTCTGCCACGCGGCCCCGACGCCACGCGCCTATCAAGCAGAGGGCGCCGGGGTCGCACCTCACCGAAGGAGGCCCCACCATCATGACCGCCGCCGTCCTCGAAGCGAGCCTCGCGCCAGAGCCGCGCCTCTACACCATCCCCGACGCCATGCGGCTGCTGCGCATGAGCCGGTCCGTGCTGTACGAGCAGATCCGCGCCGGACGGCTCCGCACCGTTCACCAGGGCCGCTCTTGCCGCGTCACCGACGCCGCCGTTCGCGACTACATCAGCCTGGCGAACACCCAGGTCATTCCGGATCTCGGCAAACGCAAGGCGCGAGAGCTGTCCGCCACCGACGTCGACATCTGGCTGACCTCGAAGTCGAAGCACCTGAGCACGCGAACCCTTCGAGGGATTCGCTCCGTCCTGCTGCGTTCGCTCAAGCGCGCTCAGGCG
Coding sequences within:
- a CDS encoding bifunctional DNA primase/polymerase, giving the protein MSRAHGSGPPGLELALHYAALGWHVFPLNPRDKRTMAGCRPCRGVGGRPAHPYETCPCLLTGAWCHGVRAATVDPARLTAWWTAEPRAVPGIAAGPSGLCLIDIDTDHEPLPDDLARALLPGIDLTAEAIPAEAWNNKARFRDGRDSLSLLARLRGESNPWPQGDQHRPVTSATPSGGWHLWYRAPADNLHQVIAKTTGPSPYGLAWQVDIKAGWSYGIAPGATAGNGLYRILRGDPAHVGTFPAWFATEVVRVASQRTAAPPTQPAAPPRTNHRADHGDRVRAYVEAVLADRIPGIENLDEGRPTALSALAYRIAGHLAAAGLTTDDYTQRLIDAGVRSGLKYRIAERTLTRSIASGRSRPMDIPAP